One segment of Cervus canadensis isolate Bull #8, Minnesota chromosome 32, ASM1932006v1, whole genome shotgun sequence DNA contains the following:
- the TMEM120A gene encoding ion channel TACAN isoform X2 → MHPPPPGPLGDCLRDWEELQQDFHGIQETHRLYRLKLEELTKLQNNCTSSITRQKKRLQELALVLKKCKPSLPSEAEEAAQELENQIKERQGLFFDMEAYLPKKNGLYLSLVLGNVNVTLLSKQAKVTDAAFNFLLVWYYCTLTIRESILINNGSRIKGWWVFHHYVSTFLSGVMLTWPDGLMYQKFRNQFLSFSMYQSFVQFLQYYYQSGCLYRLRALGERHTMDLTVEGFQSWMWRGLTFLLPFLFFGHFWQLFNALTLFNLARDPECKEWQVLMCGFPFLLLFLGNFFTTLRVVHQKFHNQLHGSKKE, encoded by the exons ATGCATCCCCCTCCTCCGGGCCCGCTGGGCGACTGCCTACGGGACTGGGAGGAGCTGCAGCAGGACTTCCACGGCATCCAG GAGACCCACCGGCTGTACCGCCTGAAGCTGGAGGAGCTGACCAAACTGCAGAACAACTGTACTAGCTCCATCACTCGGCAGAAGAAACGGCTCCAGGAGCTGGCCCTTGTCCTGAAGAA ATGCAAACCCTCCCTCCCGTCAGAGGCCGAGGAAGCCGCGCAGGAGCTGGAAAATCAGATCAAGGAGCGACAGGGCCTCTTCTTCGATATGGAGGCCTACTTGCCCAAGAAGAATGG ACTGTATCTGAGCCTGGTCCTGGGCAACGTCAACGTGACACTCCTGAGCAAGCAGGCTAA GGTGACAGATGCTGCCTTCAACTTCCTGCTGGTCTGGTATTACTGCACCCTGACCATCCGCGAAAGCATTCTCATCAACAATGGCTCCAG GATCAAAGGCTGGTGGGTCTTCCATCACTATGTGTCCACGTTCCTGTCGGGAGTCATGCTGACATG GCCCGACGGCCTCATGTACCAGAAGTTCCGGAACCAGTTCCTGTCCTTCTCCATGTACCAGA GTTTTGTGCAGTTCCTCCAGTATTACTACCAGAGCGGCTGTCTGTACCGCCTGCGGGCCCTGGGCGAGCGGCACACCATGGACCTCACTGTGG AAGGCTTCCAGTCCTGGATGTGGCGGGGCCTCACGTTCCTGCTGCCCTTCCTCTTCTTCGGACAC TTCTGGCAGCTTTTTAACGCACTGACGTTGTTCAACCTGGCCCGGGACCCCGAGTGCAAGGAGTGGCAG GTGCTCATGTGcggcttccccttcctcctcctcttcctcggCAATTTCTTCACCACCCTGCGGGTCGTGCACCAGAAATTCCACAACCAGCTGCATGGGAGCAAGAAAGAATGA
- the TMEM120A gene encoding ion channel TACAN isoform X1: MHPPPPGPLGDCLRDWEELQQDFHGIQETHRLYRLKLEELTKLQNNCTSSITRQKKRLQELALVLKKCKPSLPSEAEEAAQELENQIKERQGLFFDMEAYLPKKNGLYLSLVLGNVNVTLLSKQAKFAYKDEYEKFKLYLTIILILISFTCRFLLNSRVTDAAFNFLLVWYYCTLTIRESILINNGSRIKGWWVFHHYVSTFLSGVMLTWPDGLMYQKFRNQFLSFSMYQSFVQFLQYYYQSGCLYRLRALGERHTMDLTVEGFQSWMWRGLTFLLPFLFFGHFWQLFNALTLFNLARDPECKEWQVLMCGFPFLLLFLGNFFTTLRVVHQKFHNQLHGSKKE, translated from the exons ATGCATCCCCCTCCTCCGGGCCCGCTGGGCGACTGCCTACGGGACTGGGAGGAGCTGCAGCAGGACTTCCACGGCATCCAG GAGACCCACCGGCTGTACCGCCTGAAGCTGGAGGAGCTGACCAAACTGCAGAACAACTGTACTAGCTCCATCACTCGGCAGAAGAAACGGCTCCAGGAGCTGGCCCTTGTCCTGAAGAA ATGCAAACCCTCCCTCCCGTCAGAGGCCGAGGAAGCCGCGCAGGAGCTGGAAAATCAGATCAAGGAGCGACAGGGCCTCTTCTTCGATATGGAGGCCTACTTGCCCAAGAAGAATGG ACTGTATCTGAGCCTGGTCCTGGGCAACGTCAACGTGACACTCCTGAGCAAGCAGGCTAA GTTTGCCTACAAAGACGAGTACGAGAAGTTCAAGCTCTACCTCACCATCATCCTCATTCTCATCTCCTTCACCTGCCGCTTCCTCCTCAACTCCAG GGTGACAGATGCTGCCTTCAACTTCCTGCTGGTCTGGTATTACTGCACCCTGACCATCCGCGAAAGCATTCTCATCAACAATGGCTCCAG GATCAAAGGCTGGTGGGTCTTCCATCACTATGTGTCCACGTTCCTGTCGGGAGTCATGCTGACATG GCCCGACGGCCTCATGTACCAGAAGTTCCGGAACCAGTTCCTGTCCTTCTCCATGTACCAGA GTTTTGTGCAGTTCCTCCAGTATTACTACCAGAGCGGCTGTCTGTACCGCCTGCGGGCCCTGGGCGAGCGGCACACCATGGACCTCACTGTGG AAGGCTTCCAGTCCTGGATGTGGCGGGGCCTCACGTTCCTGCTGCCCTTCCTCTTCTTCGGACAC TTCTGGCAGCTTTTTAACGCACTGACGTTGTTCAACCTGGCCCGGGACCCCGAGTGCAAGGAGTGGCAG GTGCTCATGTGcggcttccccttcctcctcctcttcctcggCAATTTCTTCACCACCCTGCGGGTCGTGCACCAGAAATTCCACAACCAGCTGCATGGGAGCAAGAAAGAATGA
- the STYXL1 gene encoding serine/threonine/tyrosine-interacting-like protein 1 isoform X1, whose translation MTGLVLCEPTELYNMLNQVTKLSRLTEPNYLCLLDVRSKREYDESHVITALLVKKRAGKYLIPESVDLECVEYCVVYDNSTISLELMLKDESSDDDNADDGKHRIVLGAAVECGRTLTHLTRHPVLILRGGYEHFSAMYHFFRTQKIIWMPQELDAFQPYPIEIMPGRIYLGNFKQACDPKIQKDLKINAHVNISMETGPFFVGDADRLLHIQIEDSLEASITPFLRLLCHFIDIHLELNSVILVFSTLGISRSCAAILAYLMHQNGQTLKRSWAYLKKCKNNMRPNRALVAQLSEWEKVVLGDIVTDIQNPPY comes from the exons ATGACCGGTTTGGTTTTGTGTGAACCAACAGAGCTTTACAACATGTTGAATCAGGTCACAAAACTGTCCAGATTAACTGAACCCAACTACCTCTGTTTATTGG ATGTGCGGTCCAAGCGGGAGTATGATGAAAGCCACGTGATTACAGCCCTCCTCGTGAAGAAG AGGGCAGGCAAATATCTAATCCCGGAGTCTGTGGATCTGGAGTGTGTGGAATACTGTGTGGTATACGATAACAGCACCATCTCCCTGGAGCTAATGCTGAAAGACGAAAGCAGTGACGATGACAACGCTGACGATGGCAAGCACA GAATAGTGCTTGGAGCGGCTGTGGAGTGTGGCAGAACCCTAACCCACCTCACCCGCCACCCCGTCCTTATCCTGAGAGGAGGCTACGAGCACTTCTCGGCCATGTACCACTTCTTCCGGACACAGAAGATCATCTGGATGCCTCAG GAACTGGATGCCTTCCAGCCATACCCTATTGAGATAATGCCAGGCAGGATCTACCTGGGAAATTTCAAGCAAGCCTGCGACCCTAAAATTCAGAAGGATTTGAAAATCAATGCACATGTCAACATCTCCATGGAGACAGGGCCATT TTTTGTAGGTGACGCCGACAGGCTTCTGCACATCCAGatagaagattccctggaagcaAGCATTACACCCTTTTTACGCCTCCTCTGTCACTTCATTG aCATTCACCTGGAGCTCAACTCCGTCATCCTGGTCTTCTCCACCTTGGGCATCAGCCGCAGCTGTGCGGCCATCCTGGCCTACCTTATGCATCAGAACGGGCAGACCCTGAAG AGGTCCTGGGCCTACCTCAAGAAGTGTAAAAACAACATGCGCCCAAATCGGgctttggtggctcagctgtcaGAGTGGGAGAAGGTTGTCCTCGGAGACATCGTCACGGACATCCAGAATCCACCCTACTGA
- the STYXL1 gene encoding serine/threonine/tyrosine-interacting-like protein 1 isoform X2, translating into MYHFFRTQKIIWMPQELDAFQPYPIEIMPGRIYLGNFKQACDPKIQKDLKINAHVNISMETGPFFVGDADRLLHIQIEDSLEASITPFLRLLCHFIDIHLELNSVILVFSTLGISRSCAAILAYLMHQNGQTLKRSWAYLKKCKNNMRPNRALVAQLSEWEKVVLGDIVTDIQNPPY; encoded by the exons ATGTACCACTTCTTCCGGACACAGAAGATCATCTGGATGCCTCAG GAACTGGATGCCTTCCAGCCATACCCTATTGAGATAATGCCAGGCAGGATCTACCTGGGAAATTTCAAGCAAGCCTGCGACCCTAAAATTCAGAAGGATTTGAAAATCAATGCACATGTCAACATCTCCATGGAGACAGGGCCATT TTTTGTAGGTGACGCCGACAGGCTTCTGCACATCCAGatagaagattccctggaagcaAGCATTACACCCTTTTTACGCCTCCTCTGTCACTTCATTG aCATTCACCTGGAGCTCAACTCCGTCATCCTGGTCTTCTCCACCTTGGGCATCAGCCGCAGCTGTGCGGCCATCCTGGCCTACCTTATGCATCAGAACGGGCAGACCCTGAAG AGGTCCTGGGCCTACCTCAAGAAGTGTAAAAACAACATGCGCCCAAATCGGgctttggtggctcagctgtcaGAGTGGGAGAAGGTTGTCCTCGGAGACATCGTCACGGACATCCAGAATCCACCCTACTGA